A stretch of the Alphaproteobacteria bacterium genome encodes the following:
- a CDS encoding aspartate kinase produces the protein MTRVVQKFGGTSVGNVERIRNAATRIKTAYERGERIAVIVSAMAGKTNRLVELCANVAPLHDAREYDVVVSSGEQVTCGLMALALQELGVPARSWLAWQIPIRTDDVHGKARIEEIDTEEIGAHIDSGEVAVVAGFQGLGPSNRLTTLGRGGSDASAVALAAALGAERCDIFTDVDGVYTSDPRIVTKARKLDNIAYEEMLEMASLGAKVLQTRAVELAMRHRVTLQVLSSSEDLPGTLLVDEDQIVEKDIISGIAYSRNESKVTLTEIADRPGLAAMVFGPLAGAGVNVDMIVQSASHDGESADITFTVGTADLERALAILGEERGALGFNELLSDSDVVKVSVIGVGMRTHAGVARTMFETLSEKGINIQVISTSEIKISVLIAEEYTELALRSLHAAYGLDAD, from the coding sequence ATGACACGAGTCGTACAAAAATTCGGCGGCACGTCGGTCGGCAATGTCGAGCGCATCCGCAACGCCGCGACGCGTATCAAAACCGCCTATGAACGCGGCGAGCGTATCGCCGTGATCGTCTCGGCCATGGCCGGAAAGACCAATCGGCTAGTCGAGCTGTGCGCCAACGTGGCACCGTTGCACGACGCTCGCGAATACGATGTCGTGGTTTCCAGCGGCGAGCAGGTGACCTGCGGTCTCATGGCGCTGGCCTTGCAGGAGCTCGGCGTACCTGCGCGCTCCTGGCTTGCCTGGCAGATTCCGATCCGCACTGACGACGTGCACGGCAAGGCGCGCATCGAGGAGATCGATACCGAAGAGATCGGCGCGCACATCGATTCTGGCGAGGTGGCTGTGGTGGCGGGCTTCCAGGGCCTGGGTCCGAGCAACCGCCTGACAACGCTTGGTCGCGGCGGCTCGGACGCCTCTGCCGTCGCCCTTGCGGCGGCACTCGGAGCTGAGCGTTGCGACATCTTCACCGATGTCGACGGGGTGTATACTAGCGACCCGCGCATCGTTACGAAGGCCCGTAAACTTGATAATATCGCCTATGAGGAGATGCTCGAGATGGCCTCGCTGGGCGCCAAGGTGCTGCAGACGAGAGCCGTCGAGCTCGCTATGCGCCACCGCGTTACGCTGCAGGTGCTGTCGAGCTCCGAGGACCTGCCGGGCACCCTGCTGGTGGACGAGGATCAGATAGTGGAAAAGGACATCATCAGCGGCATCGCATACAGTCGCAACGAGTCTAAGGTGACCCTGACCGAAATTGCCGACCGACCCGGTCTGGCGGCCATGGTTTTCGGCCCGCTTGCAGGCGCTGGTGTCAATGTCGATATGATCGTACAAAGCGCATCGCACGACGGCGAGAGCGCCGATATCACATTCACGGTCGGCACAGCCGACCTGGAACGGGCGCTGGCAATTCTCGGCGAGGAGCGCGGGGCCCTGGGCTTCAACGAGCTGCTGTCAGACTCAGACGTAGTCAAGGTATCGGTGATCGGGGTCGGCATGCGCACCCATGCCGGCGTCGCACGGACCATGTTCGAGACGCTGTCGGAAAAAGGCATCAACATCCAGGTGATTTCCACCTCGGAGATCAAAATCAGCGTGCTGATCGCCGAGGAATATACCGAATTGGCTCTCAGATCTCTGCATGCCGCCTATGGACTCGACGCCGACTGA
- a CDS encoding nitronate monooxygenase, whose translation MPPMDSTPTDPAGEETLQRLWARGCDFLGTPTAILGGAMSWVSERNLVSAISNAGGFGIIACGSMDPDMLCTEIAATAALTDKPFGVNLITMHPDLDALIDVCLAKTVGHVVLAGGLPRTTQIARIKAGGAKVLCFAPTLTFAHKLMRSGADALIIEGMEAGGHIGPVSTSVLAQEILPEIDDVPVFVAGGIGHGEAVAAYLEMGASGCQLGTRFVCAEESIAHPDFKKRLLRAQARDAQVSSQLDPRFPVVPVRALANAASDRFLDVQRTVIAKVEAGELDQKAAQLEIEHFWVGALRRAIIDGDVDNGSVMVGQSVGMVRSEQPLAKVIAELVAQAARALARRNPAT comes from the coding sequence ATGCCGCCTATGGACTCGACGCCGACTGATCCCGCCGGGGAAGAAACGCTGCAGCGTCTTTGGGCACGCGGTTGCGACTTTCTCGGCACGCCGACCGCCATTCTCGGTGGCGCTATGTCGTGGGTCTCGGAACGCAATCTGGTGTCGGCCATTTCCAATGCGGGCGGTTTCGGAATCATCGCCTGCGGCTCCATGGATCCTGACATGCTGTGCACTGAAATCGCCGCAACGGCGGCGCTAACCGACAAGCCTTTCGGCGTCAATCTGATCACCATGCATCCCGATCTCGACGCGCTGATCGATGTCTGTCTGGCCAAAACCGTGGGTCATGTGGTGCTTGCCGGCGGCCTACCGCGCACCACCCAGATCGCCCGCATCAAGGCTGGTGGTGCAAAGGTGCTGTGTTTCGCGCCGACCCTTACGTTTGCGCACAAGCTGATGCGCTCCGGCGCCGATGCCCTGATCATAGAAGGCATGGAGGCGGGCGGCCATATAGGCCCGGTCTCGACCAGCGTCCTAGCCCAGGAGATTCTGCCCGAGATCGACGACGTGCCGGTCTTCGTGGCCGGCGGTATCGGCCATGGTGAAGCGGTTGCCGCCTATCTCGAGATGGGCGCCAGCGGCTGTCAACTCGGCACGCGCTTCGTTTGTGCTGAGGAATCGATTGCCCATCCTGATTTCAAGAAACGCCTTCTACGGGCGCAGGCGCGCGACGCTCAGGTCTCGAGCCAGCTCGACCCACGCTTTCCGGTCGTTCCGGTGCGCGCCCTGGCCAACGCGGCAAGTGACCGCTTTCTTGACGTCCAGCGCACGGTCATCGCCAAGGTCGAGGCAGGTGAGTTGGATCAGAAAGCGGCACAGCTCGAAATTGAGCATTTCTGGGTTGGGGCGTTGCGCCGGGCGATAATCGACGGGGACGTGGATAACGGCTCGGTGATGGTTGGCCAGAGTGTCGGCATGGTACGCAGCGAGCAACCCCTGGCCAAGGTCATCGCGGAGCTCGTGGCTCAGGCGGCTCGCGCCTTGGCCCGGCGCAACCCGGCGACCTGA
- a CDS encoding DUF4115 domain-containing protein — protein sequence MTQNEPIELARYRDPDGGAYAGIGSELRDARLDRGTELADVATALRIRRPYLEAIETGEFNQLPGRVYAVGFLRAYSEYLGLDSEPVVDRFRDETTDISPSTELRFPAVPPQSWRPQLGLFSVALLLAVVVYGGWYYWQSLDDLSLKTVPEVPDKFATVEGAEEPEMVDPSVALPSDSVATEQATTATAIADLASAPAEEVPSGPLAEEDAALIETEAITAATVGTETEVTPASEAVNDGRDAADAIEEPGTAQPITGALADVPDAPTLILTPPPPAAPVTETTAKVYGQGNAGARVVLRAAADTWVQVQGDGNDLLLSRILKAGDTYLVPNGAQARLTTGNAGGLQILLDGELMPSLGDSGAVRRNVPISVEALLTSAD from the coding sequence TTGACGCAAAATGAGCCGATCGAACTGGCACGGTACCGCGATCCGGACGGGGGTGCGTATGCGGGCATTGGCTCCGAACTGCGGGATGCACGCTTGGACCGTGGAACGGAGCTGGCGGATGTTGCGACGGCCTTGCGGATCCGCCGCCCTTATCTGGAGGCGATTGAGACCGGCGAGTTCAACCAATTACCTGGGCGGGTCTATGCTGTTGGCTTTCTACGCGCATATAGCGAGTATTTGGGGCTTGACTCAGAACCTGTAGTTGATCGTTTTCGCGACGAGACCACAGATATCAGCCCTAGCACGGAACTGAGATTTCCTGCGGTCCCGCCGCAAAGCTGGCGCCCACAACTGGGGCTGTTCAGTGTGGCGTTGCTATTGGCAGTGGTGGTTTATGGAGGTTGGTACTACTGGCAATCGCTGGATGACTTGTCCCTCAAGACTGTTCCGGAAGTGCCCGACAAATTCGCTACCGTGGAAGGTGCAGAAGAGCCGGAAATGGTCGACCCCAGTGTCGCGCTACCGAGCGATTCGGTGGCCACCGAGCAGGCAACCACGGCCACAGCCATTGCTGATCTCGCATCAGCGCCGGCCGAGGAAGTGCCCTCCGGTCCCTTGGCAGAAGAAGACGCCGCGTTGATCGAGACGGAAGCCATCACCGCCGCGACCGTAGGCACGGAGACTGAGGTCACGCCAGCATCGGAGGCCGTCAACGATGGCCGGGATGCAGCCGATGCGATTGAGGAGCCGGGCACTGCCCAGCCCATCACCGGTGCTCTGGCCGATGTACCGGATGCGCCGACCCTGATCTTGACACCGCCTCCTCCTGCGGCGCCCGTCACTGAGACTACGGCAAAGGTTTATGGCCAGGGTAACGCTGGTGCGCGGGTCGTGCTGCGCGCCGCTGCAGATACTTGGGTGCAGGTACAAGGCGACGGCAACGACCTTCTGCTCTCGCGCATTCTCAAAGCGGGCGACACCTATCTGGTTCCGAACGGTGCCCAAGCCCGACTGACCACGGGCAATGCCGGTGGTCTGCAAATCCTACTCGATGGTGAGCTGATGCCGTCGCTTGGTGACTCGGGTGCGGTACGGCGTAATGTGCCGATCAGTGTCGAAGCCTTGCTCACCTCAGCCGACTGA